Genomic window (Chthonomonas sp.):
ACCGGGTCGTACTCAAACTGCAACGCGTCGCCCGGCGTGAAACCGTCGAACGGCTCAAAAAGCTTGGTGGCAGCGCCAGTTGTGGTGTTGATGGAATAAATGCGGAAGTTGTCATCGAGGCCGAGCAAAGCCTTGCGCTTCACGTCCCAGTCAATCGAGAGCAAGAACGCCCCGCCCTCGAGACCGGTCACGTCAACTTGGCGTACGAGCGCGCCGGGGGTGGTGCGGTTCATCACCGAGAGCTGATTGTCCGGATTGATCGCGTACAGTTGCGAAGCCGGAGGAGGGACCACCACTCCGCCTCCGCCCGAACCGCCGCCACCGCATCCAGCGGCCAGCAATCCGAGGGTCGTAAGAGCCGGGAACCAAACCTTCTTGAGCATGCAAGGTTTGGACGGTTGAGCCCCGCAAATTGGTCAGTACATAAGAAACTTTATACGCGGACGTCGAGGTGGTTTGGTTCCTCGGGGGTGGGGTGTTCGTCGCGTTCGGGCGCTTCTTCGGGCTCGTCGCGACGGCGTTTGCGCTCGCGCTCGTCGCGATGATCCACCGGACGATGCACGGGCACTATGCCCGCGCCATTGAGAGGTCCACGGATCGGAGGTAGTGCCGACATAGTTGTTCCCTACCGTTGTCAAGGGAGATTATCGGCTAGCAAAGTTGAGGAATTTAGCCAAATTCCTAGTCTAATCTCTGCAAATGTACAGGCATGTTGCCGGCGCCGAGCAGGACAAAGAGCACCAGCGAGATCTCGCTGGCGGTTTGACTACAGCTAAAGCTAATGCACTCGCCGCTCTTAATCTCAAACAATTCGCGGCTTTTGTTGAGCGTGTTGGTGACGATCAACTCGTGCTTGCCGGGGCGGATGGGATACCGCCGCGACTCGCCGAACGCGAGTTGACCAAGCACCTGCCCATCCAGCAACACGCGCACGTGGCGCATCTTCACGTCCCGCTTCTCGCGCCGCGAAATATCGAGAAAGCCGGGGATCAGCAGGCTAAACTCGTCGTCCAATATCGGGGAATCCGAATCCACATCAAAAAGTATACATAAGGTGTTCTAAAGTCGCGACAAAGATTGCCGATAAAGTGTGTGGGGGAGCGGAATCAACTATGATCTGCTCAGAATATTTAGCTTGGGAAGGCGCGCTGCGCCTTTCAACCAACCTTGTGCATCCGGAATGGGGCGGCGCGTTTTCGCTCTGGGCGGCGCGAATCTGCCACACGCGAGCCGGAACCGGACCGTGCGGCGTGCTTCGCATCACCCGCGATGGCGAACCACGAGCGGTCGTCTGTGCGCCCGACCCGAAAATCGCCAAGGCCGTTCAAGACGCCTTTGGCTTGTCCTCATATGAGGTGACCTTGGGACTGCTGCAGTTTGGCGAGGGGGCATTGCCCGCAACCGCCGGAATCTTGCTCGAAGGGCTGAGTGTCCGTGTGAGTCTCGGCGCGCCAGGCGCGGCCAAACCCGCGCAAAGCACCACCGGCTGGGGGCAGCAATCGCTGGAGATTCTCCACGAGCAGGCCGCGATTGTCGTCAAAAAGGTGCTCATCCCATCCGACGCCTCGACAACGGCCGCGATTAGCCTGAGCGGTTTTGCCGTGGCACCCGCCAAAGCCGCCTAACTAAACAGAACAACCTTGGCCACGACCGCTCCATCCCAGCGAACGGGATGGACGTGGTGAACTTCGTAGGTTTCGCCCGCCCAGACGACGCCGTCATTCACCACGGCTGCCACCGCGGGCAACACCAGCGCGTGATAGATCGGCCGGGTGACCAGATACGCGCTGTCGGCGGCCATAAACGCCGAGGATTGGCTGGGTGTCGCCACCGAGATAAGGGCGGCGGCGGTGGTGCCGTCAATGGTCACCGCCTCGCCGTGTCGGGCAATCTTGGCCGCCAAGCGGTCGGCGACAATCATTCGTCGTCCTCCCGCTTGCCGCTCACGAGCGCAATCCGCGCGTTGAGCAAGCCTTGCGCAGGTTCGTGCCGCAGATAGGGGTGCATCCGGCCCATGCCTTGCGCCTTCAATCCGCTCGGATCGTTCGGATTCAGGCCCGCGTAGGGTCGCACGGAGATCATCGCGAAGTCGAGCTCATCGGCGTAGCCGGGTTGGCGATAAAGCCACGCGACAAGCTCGCCGGCCACCATCTCGACGCACGCCAAGCTCATCATCTGAAACGCGCCACCATCGAGGGCCAACGCCGGGTCCACAGCCAGCGTGTAAGGCTCCGTAATGAGCGTAATCAGGAACGAAATCTGCGTGTCGTAGGTGCCCGAGGGAACTCCGGCCAGCTGCTGCACCTGCGCCACCGTGACGTTAAACGCCATGGCTTAAAGGCGGTCCGCCAGCCGCCGGAGCAGGGCCGTGTTCTCGGCCACGTTCTCGCGCAGGGCAAACACGCTTTCGCTCAGCCGATCGTACGCCTGTTCGCGGTGCTGCGAACTTTCTTTCAGCACGCTGAGCATCTGCTCAAGCAGACGAAATCGGCCCAGCAGAGTCAATCGGGCCAAGCCCACGGCGGAGACGAGCATGCCGCCGCACGTGAGCAAGAGTTCACGCCAGGTTACTTCCAACGGAGCGCCCTCCGGAGTTGCGCTAAGCCCTGGCTCAGCGTCGCCAGCTCCGATTCCAACGCAACAAAGGCCTGGCGGACGCGCTGCGCTTCGGGCGACTGAGCGCCGGTGAGCAGGGTCGAGAGCTCTTGATGGAACGTAGCCAACGCGGTTTGCGCGCGGCGAACCGAGGTCCACACCCCGGCCGCCGCGCCCACCGCGCCGCCCAATCCGAGCGCCAACACCACTTGGGCCCAGTCCACTAGTAGCCGCCCCCAAACGCGGTCTGCCAAAGGCCGTAGCCGACGTTGTAGCGGCCGCGCACGCCGTAGTAGAACCGGTCGCGCATCCAGCCCGATTCGCTGTCGGAGCCCTCCATCGCGGTGAACTCGACCGGCACGTCGCTGCGTTGCTGCAGAATCACGCCGCGCATCGGTCGCTTGGTGTCGAGCAAGTACCAGCGGTCCTCGTTAGTGCCAGCAATGAAGGGCGTCACCACCACATTCAGCTTGCCGTACAGCGCGTTGACATAGGGCGTGCTGGCCGCGGTATCCACCGCATTGCCGGCGTACCGCACCACCGGACTCTGCACCAGTTCGGAGGCAAGCCATTGGTTCTTGGGGCCGACCACCAGCGTGTCGGGCAGAATCCCCAGCGGCACCCCGACATCGTCCGGCAAGATCATCATCGCGTTGATGGCCGCAGTCAGCGAAGCTTCGGCGAGATCGTCCGCGGAGATGTTGCTGAGCGTGCCCGCTCCTTGCGGGTGGGCCGACCCGAAGAACGCCACACCATCCGAACCGAGCTGGGTGTTACCCGTGAGCAGCGCCTCGATGACCAGTTGCGTGCGGTGCGTCGCCACACGAAACGCAAGGTCGCGAATGCGGATGCGGATGAGGTCGAGCTGATCGTCTTCGAGCGCCTTGCGATCCACACCGATGCTCGCCTCGAAGACCTTGTCCTCAATCGCCGTGGCGTAGCTGGAGAGCCCACCGGGTTGCCGCTCGTCAATGAACTCGCGCATGGGTGGCGGCGCGCCCAGCCAAGCGTAGCGCTGCATCGGCAAGGTCGTGTTGATGACCGTCGCCAAGCGATCGGCGAGCCCCAGATCGACCTCGCTGCGATAGGCTTGGTGGAATTCGGCCCGCAGGCCGGGAAGGAGCAGAGCCGGGATGTCAGATTTTGTGATTGCCATGAGTTAAACGGTGTAGTTGTCGATGCGGACGCGCACGCCCGCGACGCCGGTCGAGGTGGTCTCCAAACCC
Coding sequences:
- a CDS encoding Mu-like prophage major head subunit gpT family protein, whose product is MAITKSDIPALLLPGLRAEFHQAYRSEVDLGLADRLATVINTTLPMQRYAWLGAPPPMREFIDERQPGGLSSYATAIEDKVFEASIGVDRKALEDDQLDLIRIRIRDLAFRVATHRTQLVIEALLTGNTQLGSDGVAFFGSAHPQGAGTLSNISADDLAEASLTAAINAMMILPDDVGVPLGILPDTLVVGPKNQWLASELVQSPVVRYAGNAVDTAASTPYVNALYGKLNVVVTPFIAGTNEDRWYLLDTKRPMRGVILQQRSDVPVEFTAMEGSDSESGWMRDRFYYGVRGRYNVGYGLWQTAFGGGY